The following are encoded in a window of Scophthalmus maximus strain ysfricsl-2021 chromosome 2, ASM2237912v1, whole genome shotgun sequence genomic DNA:
- the taf9 gene encoding transcription initiation factor TFIID subunit 9 isoform X1, translating into MSVSTDVSVISGVADGFFVLELTQQKKKKKKKKKKKKKRRRCGGNQDVCSENGPERCSGDDADPEGHGDHGVRTASHQPDAGVHLQIRDDHHRRRQNLRHTRQEVDRGRRRHQTGDPVPHGPIVHVAAAARLLVGGREAEEPDSSPADQTLHGPPTPPGPLLSDGAQLQTQVHSEEGVVVQQDIGASPQRRRRLQPTVHANPRNYVGSVRHHKSRSSGVSDGSEVHRADPPSLPDDRHQNHDSVHADSLQRPHQPVADRLQEHPHHHQHGVAEHGQRVAEEEARGRRRGRLRRFMTARLKIFFWLLCLIFFITP; encoded by the exons ATGAGTGTTTCCACggatgtttctgtcatttcag GTGTCGCTGACGGTTTCTTTGTGCTCGAGCTGAcgcaacagaagaagaagaagaagaagaagaagaagaagaagaagaagaggcggcgCTGCGGGGGAAATCAAGATGTCTGCTCCGAAAACGGTCCCGAAAGATGCTCAG GTGATGATGCAGATCCTGAAGGACATGGGGATCACGGAGTACGAACCGCGAGTCATCAACCAGATGCTGGAGTTCACCTACA GATACGTGACGACCATCATCGAAGACGCCAAAATCTACGCCACACACGCCAAGAAGTCGACCGTGGACGCCGACGACATCAAACTGGCGATCCAGTGCCGCATGGACCAATCGTTCacgtcgccgccgccgcgagAC TTCTTGTTGGAGGTCGCGAGGCAGAAGAACCAGACTCCTCTCCCGCTGATCAAACCCTACACGGGCCCCCGACTCCCCCCGGACCGCTACTGTCTGACGGCGCCCAACTACAGACTCAAGTCCATTCAGAAGAag gtgtCGTCGTCCAGCAGGATATCGGTGCCTCGCCTCAGCGTCGGCGCCGTCTCCAGCCGACCGTCCACGCCAACCCTCG GAACTACGTCGGTTCAGTCCGTCACCACAAAAGTCGGAGCTCCGGTGTCTCTGACGGGTCAGAGGTTCACCGTGCagatcccccctccctcccagacGACCGCCACCAAAACCA CGACTCCGTCCACGCCGACAGTCTCCAACGTCCTCATCAACCCGTCGCTGATCGGCTCCAAGAACATCCTCATCACCACCAACATGGTGTCGCAGAACACGGGCAGCGAGTCGCTGAAGAGGAAgcacgaggacgacgacgaggacgactACGACGCTTTATGACGGCGAGACTGAAGATCTTTTTTTGGTTGCTTTGTTTGATCTTTTTCAtaaccccttaa
- the LOC118300245 gene encoding arrestin red cell isoform X2: protein MLVNMTVNGSHDEPVVRVFKKSSPNCKVTVYLGKRDFVDHLDHVDAVDGVILVDPEYLKDRKVFVTLTCAFRYGREDLDVLGLSFRKDLYISTFQAFPPVPEERKPNSRLQERLLKKLGQHAHPFYFTIPQNLPCSVTLQPGPEDTGKACGVDFEIRAFCAKTIEEKIHKRNSVRLVIRKVQYAPEKPGPQPMVETTRSFLMSDRSLHLEASLDKELYYHGEPISVNVHVTNNSTKTVKRVKISVRQYADICLFSTAQYKCPVAQLEADDQVSSSSTFCKVYTLTPTLDKNREKRGLALDGKLKHEDTNLASSTIVKDVTNKEVLGILVSYRVKVKLVVSRGGDVSVELPFILMHPKPVEAPLSRPQSAVPEMDPPIDTNLIEFDTNSISQDDDFVFEDFARLRLKGAVDDKEEDC, encoded by the exons ATGCTCGTGAACATGACGGTGAACGGATCTCACGACGAACCGGTTGTCAG AGTTTTCAAGAAGTCGAGCCCCAACTGTAAG GTGACTGTTTACCTGGGGAAGAGGGACTTTGTGGATCACCTGGACCATGTTGATGCAGTGG ACGGCGTGATCCTCGTCGACCCCGAGTATCTGAAGGACCGGAAAG TCTTCGTCACACTGACCTGTGCGTTCCGTTATGGCCGTGAGGACCTGGACGTCCTGGGTCTGTCGTTCAGGAAGGATCTGTACATCTCCACCTTCCAG GCCTTCCCTCCGGTGCCTGAGGAGAGGAAACCAAACAGCCGACTTCAGGAGCGGCTGCTGAAGAAACTTGGTCAACATGCACATCCTTTCTACTTCACT ATTCCTCAGAACCTTCCCTGTTCAGTCACTTTACAGCCCGGACCAGAGGACACTGGGAAG GCCTGCGGCGTGGACTTCGAGATCAGAGCGTTCTGCGCCAAGACGATAGAAGAGAAGATTCACAAGAG GAACTCGGTGCGTCTGGTGATCAGGAAGGTTCAGTACGCTCCAGAGAAGCCTGGTCCTCAGCCGATGGTGGAGACGACTCGCAGCTTCCTGATGTCCGACAGATCCCTGCACCTGGAGGCGTCTCTGGACAAGGAG ttgtatTACCACGGCGAGCCCATCAGCGTCAACGTTCACGTCACCAACAACTCAACCAAGACCGTCAAGAGAGTCAAGATTTCAG tgcgTCAGTATGCAGACATCTGTCTCTTCAGCACGGCCCAGTACAAATGTCCAGTGGCTCAGTTGGAGGCCGA TGACCAGGTGTCGTCCAGCTCCACCTTCTGTAAGGTTTACACTCTGACCCCGACGCTCGACAAGAACCGAGAGAAGAGAGGACTCGCTCTGGACGGAAAACTCAAACACGAAGACACCAACCTGGCCTCCTCCAccat TGTGAAGGACGTCACCAACAAAGAGGTTCTGGGGATCCTGGTGTCCTACAGAGTCAAAGTGAAGCTGGTCGTCTCACGTGGAGg agacgTGTCGGTTGAGCTGCCCTTCATCTTGATGCATCCTAAACCTGTGGAGGCGCCGCTGTCGCGCCCTCAGTCAG CTGTGCCGGAGATGGACCCGCCCATCGACACCAATTTGATAGAATTCGACACAAA cAGCATCTCCCAGGACGACGACTTCGTCTTCGAGGACTTCGCCCGCCTGCGACTCAAAGGCGCCGTGGACGACAAGGAAGAGGACTGCTAG
- the taf9 gene encoding transcription initiation factor TFIID subunit 9 isoform X2 — translation MSAPKTVPKDAQVMMQILKDMGITEYEPRVINQMLEFTYRYVTTIIEDAKIYATHAKKSTVDADDIKLAIQCRMDQSFTSPPPRDFLLEVARQKNQTPLPLIKPYTGPRLPPDRYCLTAPNYRLKSIQKKVSSSSRISVPRLSVGAVSSRPSTPTLGTTSVQSVTTKVGAPVSLTGQRFTVQIPPPSQTTATKTTTPSTPTVSNVLINPSLIGSKNILITTNMVSQNTGSESLKRKHEDDDEDDYDAL, via the exons ATGTCTGCTCCGAAAACGGTCCCGAAAGATGCTCAG GTGATGATGCAGATCCTGAAGGACATGGGGATCACGGAGTACGAACCGCGAGTCATCAACCAGATGCTGGAGTTCACCTACA GATACGTGACGACCATCATCGAAGACGCCAAAATCTACGCCACACACGCCAAGAAGTCGACCGTGGACGCCGACGACATCAAACTGGCGATCCAGTGCCGCATGGACCAATCGTTCacgtcgccgccgccgcgagAC TTCTTGTTGGAGGTCGCGAGGCAGAAGAACCAGACTCCTCTCCCGCTGATCAAACCCTACACGGGCCCCCGACTCCCCCCGGACCGCTACTGTCTGACGGCGCCCAACTACAGACTCAAGTCCATTCAGAAGAag gtgtCGTCGTCCAGCAGGATATCGGTGCCTCGCCTCAGCGTCGGCGCCGTCTCCAGCCGACCGTCCACGCCAACCCTCG GAACTACGTCGGTTCAGTCCGTCACCACAAAAGTCGGAGCTCCGGTGTCTCTGACGGGTCAGAGGTTCACCGTGCagatcccccctccctcccagacGACCGCCACCAAAACCA CGACTCCGTCCACGCCGACAGTCTCCAACGTCCTCATCAACCCGTCGCTGATCGGCTCCAAGAACATCCTCATCACCACCAACATGGTGTCGCAGAACACGGGCAGCGAGTCGCTGAAGAGGAAgcacgaggacgacgacgaggacgactACGACGCTTTATGA
- the LOC118300245 gene encoding arrestin red cell isoform X1 produces MLVNMTVNGSHDEPVVRVFKKSSPNCKVTVYLGKRDFVDHLDHVDAVDGVILVDPEYLKDRKVFVTLTCAFRYGREDLDVLGLSFRKDLYISTFQAFPPVPEERKPNSRLQERLLKKLGQHAHPFYFTIPQNLPCSVTLQPGPEDTGKACGVDFEIRAFCAKTIEEKIHKRNSVRLVIRKVQYAPEKPGPQPMVETTRSFLMSDRSLHLEASLDKELYYHGEPISVNVHVTNNSTKTVKRVKISVRQYADICLFSTAQYKCPVAQLEADDQVSSSSTFCKVYTLTPTLDKNREKRGLALDGKLKHEDTNLASSTIVKDVTNKEVLGILVSYRVKVKLVVSRGGDVSVELPFILMHPKPVEAPLSRPQSAVPEMDPPIDTNLIEFDTNSSISQDDDFVFEDFARLRLKGAVDDKEEDC; encoded by the exons ATGCTCGTGAACATGACGGTGAACGGATCTCACGACGAACCGGTTGTCAG AGTTTTCAAGAAGTCGAGCCCCAACTGTAAG GTGACTGTTTACCTGGGGAAGAGGGACTTTGTGGATCACCTGGACCATGTTGATGCAGTGG ACGGCGTGATCCTCGTCGACCCCGAGTATCTGAAGGACCGGAAAG TCTTCGTCACACTGACCTGTGCGTTCCGTTATGGCCGTGAGGACCTGGACGTCCTGGGTCTGTCGTTCAGGAAGGATCTGTACATCTCCACCTTCCAG GCCTTCCCTCCGGTGCCTGAGGAGAGGAAACCAAACAGCCGACTTCAGGAGCGGCTGCTGAAGAAACTTGGTCAACATGCACATCCTTTCTACTTCACT ATTCCTCAGAACCTTCCCTGTTCAGTCACTTTACAGCCCGGACCAGAGGACACTGGGAAG GCCTGCGGCGTGGACTTCGAGATCAGAGCGTTCTGCGCCAAGACGATAGAAGAGAAGATTCACAAGAG GAACTCGGTGCGTCTGGTGATCAGGAAGGTTCAGTACGCTCCAGAGAAGCCTGGTCCTCAGCCGATGGTGGAGACGACTCGCAGCTTCCTGATGTCCGACAGATCCCTGCACCTGGAGGCGTCTCTGGACAAGGAG ttgtatTACCACGGCGAGCCCATCAGCGTCAACGTTCACGTCACCAACAACTCAACCAAGACCGTCAAGAGAGTCAAGATTTCAG tgcgTCAGTATGCAGACATCTGTCTCTTCAGCACGGCCCAGTACAAATGTCCAGTGGCTCAGTTGGAGGCCGA TGACCAGGTGTCGTCCAGCTCCACCTTCTGTAAGGTTTACACTCTGACCCCGACGCTCGACAAGAACCGAGAGAAGAGAGGACTCGCTCTGGACGGAAAACTCAAACACGAAGACACCAACCTGGCCTCCTCCAccat TGTGAAGGACGTCACCAACAAAGAGGTTCTGGGGATCCTGGTGTCCTACAGAGTCAAAGTGAAGCTGGTCGTCTCACGTGGAGg agacgTGTCGGTTGAGCTGCCCTTCATCTTGATGCATCCTAAACCTGTGGAGGCGCCGCTGTCGCGCCCTCAGTCAG CTGTGCCGGAGATGGACCCGCCCATCGACACCAATTTGATAGAATTCGACACAAA tagcAGCATCTCCCAGGACGACGACTTCGTCTTCGAGGACTTCGCCCGCCTGCGACTCAAAGGCGCCGTGGACGACAAGGAAGAGGACTGCTAG
- the LOC118300245 gene encoding arrestin red cell isoform X3: protein MGDKAGTRVFKKSSPNCKVTVYLGKRDFVDHLDHVDAVDGVILVDPEYLKDRKVFVTLTCAFRYGREDLDVLGLSFRKDLYISTFQAFPPVPEERKPNSRLQERLLKKLGQHAHPFYFTIPQNLPCSVTLQPGPEDTGKACGVDFEIRAFCAKTIEEKIHKRNSVRLVIRKVQYAPEKPGPQPMVETTRSFLMSDRSLHLEASLDKELYYHGEPISVNVHVTNNSTKTVKRVKISVRQYADICLFSTAQYKCPVAQLEADDQVSSSSTFCKVYTLTPTLDKNREKRGLALDGKLKHEDTNLASSTIVKDVTNKEVLGILVSYRVKVKLVVSRGGDVSVELPFILMHPKPVEAPLSRPQSAVPEMDPPIDTNLIEFDTNSSISQDDDFVFEDFARLRLKGAVDDKEEDC, encoded by the exons ATGGGGGACAAGGCGGGCACCAG AGTTTTCAAGAAGTCGAGCCCCAACTGTAAG GTGACTGTTTACCTGGGGAAGAGGGACTTTGTGGATCACCTGGACCATGTTGATGCAGTGG ACGGCGTGATCCTCGTCGACCCCGAGTATCTGAAGGACCGGAAAG TCTTCGTCACACTGACCTGTGCGTTCCGTTATGGCCGTGAGGACCTGGACGTCCTGGGTCTGTCGTTCAGGAAGGATCTGTACATCTCCACCTTCCAG GCCTTCCCTCCGGTGCCTGAGGAGAGGAAACCAAACAGCCGACTTCAGGAGCGGCTGCTGAAGAAACTTGGTCAACATGCACATCCTTTCTACTTCACT ATTCCTCAGAACCTTCCCTGTTCAGTCACTTTACAGCCCGGACCAGAGGACACTGGGAAG GCCTGCGGCGTGGACTTCGAGATCAGAGCGTTCTGCGCCAAGACGATAGAAGAGAAGATTCACAAGAG GAACTCGGTGCGTCTGGTGATCAGGAAGGTTCAGTACGCTCCAGAGAAGCCTGGTCCTCAGCCGATGGTGGAGACGACTCGCAGCTTCCTGATGTCCGACAGATCCCTGCACCTGGAGGCGTCTCTGGACAAGGAG ttgtatTACCACGGCGAGCCCATCAGCGTCAACGTTCACGTCACCAACAACTCAACCAAGACCGTCAAGAGAGTCAAGATTTCAG tgcgTCAGTATGCAGACATCTGTCTCTTCAGCACGGCCCAGTACAAATGTCCAGTGGCTCAGTTGGAGGCCGA TGACCAGGTGTCGTCCAGCTCCACCTTCTGTAAGGTTTACACTCTGACCCCGACGCTCGACAAGAACCGAGAGAAGAGAGGACTCGCTCTGGACGGAAAACTCAAACACGAAGACACCAACCTGGCCTCCTCCAccat TGTGAAGGACGTCACCAACAAAGAGGTTCTGGGGATCCTGGTGTCCTACAGAGTCAAAGTGAAGCTGGTCGTCTCACGTGGAGg agacgTGTCGGTTGAGCTGCCCTTCATCTTGATGCATCCTAAACCTGTGGAGGCGCCGCTGTCGCGCCCTCAGTCAG CTGTGCCGGAGATGGACCCGCCCATCGACACCAATTTGATAGAATTCGACACAAA tagcAGCATCTCCCAGGACGACGACTTCGTCTTCGAGGACTTCGCCCGCCTGCGACTCAAAGGCGCCGTGGACGACAAGGAAGAGGACTGCTAG
- the LOC118300245 gene encoding arrestin red cell isoform X4, producing MGDKAGTRVFKKSSPNCKVTVYLGKRDFVDHLDHVDAVDGVILVDPEYLKDRKVFVTLTCAFRYGREDLDVLGLSFRKDLYISTFQAFPPVPEERKPNSRLQERLLKKLGQHAHPFYFTIPQNLPCSVTLQPGPEDTGKACGVDFEIRAFCAKTIEEKIHKRNSVRLVIRKVQYAPEKPGPQPMVETTRSFLMSDRSLHLEASLDKELYYHGEPISVNVHVTNNSTKTVKRVKISVRQYADICLFSTAQYKCPVAQLEADDQVSSSSTFCKVYTLTPTLDKNREKRGLALDGKLKHEDTNLASSTIVKDVTNKEVLGILVSYRVKVKLVVSRGGDVSVELPFILMHPKPVEAPLSRPQSAVPEMDPPIDTNLIEFDTNSISQDDDFVFEDFARLRLKGAVDDKEEDC from the exons ATGGGGGACAAGGCGGGCACCAG AGTTTTCAAGAAGTCGAGCCCCAACTGTAAG GTGACTGTTTACCTGGGGAAGAGGGACTTTGTGGATCACCTGGACCATGTTGATGCAGTGG ACGGCGTGATCCTCGTCGACCCCGAGTATCTGAAGGACCGGAAAG TCTTCGTCACACTGACCTGTGCGTTCCGTTATGGCCGTGAGGACCTGGACGTCCTGGGTCTGTCGTTCAGGAAGGATCTGTACATCTCCACCTTCCAG GCCTTCCCTCCGGTGCCTGAGGAGAGGAAACCAAACAGCCGACTTCAGGAGCGGCTGCTGAAGAAACTTGGTCAACATGCACATCCTTTCTACTTCACT ATTCCTCAGAACCTTCCCTGTTCAGTCACTTTACAGCCCGGACCAGAGGACACTGGGAAG GCCTGCGGCGTGGACTTCGAGATCAGAGCGTTCTGCGCCAAGACGATAGAAGAGAAGATTCACAAGAG GAACTCGGTGCGTCTGGTGATCAGGAAGGTTCAGTACGCTCCAGAGAAGCCTGGTCCTCAGCCGATGGTGGAGACGACTCGCAGCTTCCTGATGTCCGACAGATCCCTGCACCTGGAGGCGTCTCTGGACAAGGAG ttgtatTACCACGGCGAGCCCATCAGCGTCAACGTTCACGTCACCAACAACTCAACCAAGACCGTCAAGAGAGTCAAGATTTCAG tgcgTCAGTATGCAGACATCTGTCTCTTCAGCACGGCCCAGTACAAATGTCCAGTGGCTCAGTTGGAGGCCGA TGACCAGGTGTCGTCCAGCTCCACCTTCTGTAAGGTTTACACTCTGACCCCGACGCTCGACAAGAACCGAGAGAAGAGAGGACTCGCTCTGGACGGAAAACTCAAACACGAAGACACCAACCTGGCCTCCTCCAccat TGTGAAGGACGTCACCAACAAAGAGGTTCTGGGGATCCTGGTGTCCTACAGAGTCAAAGTGAAGCTGGTCGTCTCACGTGGAGg agacgTGTCGGTTGAGCTGCCCTTCATCTTGATGCATCCTAAACCTGTGGAGGCGCCGCTGTCGCGCCCTCAGTCAG CTGTGCCGGAGATGGACCCGCCCATCGACACCAATTTGATAGAATTCGACACAAA cAGCATCTCCCAGGACGACGACTTCGTCTTCGAGGACTTCGCCCGCCTGCGACTCAAAGGCGCCGTGGACGACAAGGAAGAGGACTGCTAG